From one Lolium rigidum isolate FL_2022 chromosome 4, APGP_CSIRO_Lrig_0.1, whole genome shotgun sequence genomic stretch:
- the LOC124647300 gene encoding lachrymatory-factor synthase-like: protein MAAEVIEWEWSGRVSSAVLGATPDEAWELLSDFLAFHRWNPRVAKCRRVSGAPRAPGCVRYCEGEPRGDGLGPDWAHETLHEHDAAGRRFRYEMNDNNMGFGRFFATFSVVEVEPSSPGARCELRWEFECDPVRGTAKEALAARLQAGLDGMARRVEEAVSLRTAAPGAVPLEAPADLKLGTSIAV from the coding sequence ATGGCGGCGGAGGTAATCGAGTGGGAGTGGTCGGGGAGGGTGTCGTCGGCGGTGCTGGGCGCGACGCCGGACGAGGCGTGGGAGCTGCTGTCCGACTTCCTCGCGTTCCACCGGTGGAACCCGCGCGTCGCCAAGTGCCGGCGCGTCTCCGGCGCGCCGCGCGCGCCCGGGTGCGTGCGCTACTGCGAGGGCGAGCcccgcggcgacgggctcggccccGACTGGGCGCACGAGACGCTCCACGAGCACGACGCCGCCGGACGCCGCTTCCGCTACGAGATGAACGACAACAACATGGGCTTCGGCAGGTTCTTCGCCACCTTCAGCGTCGTCGAGGTCGAGCCAAGCTCCCCCGGCGCCAGGTGCGAGCTGCGGTGGGAGTTCGAGTGCGACCCCGTCAGAGGGACGGCCAAGGAGGCGCTCGCCGCGCGGCTGCAGGCCGGGCTCGACGGCATGGCTCGCCGGGTGGAGGAGGCCGTGTCCCTCAGGACGGCCGCGCCAGGCGCCGTGCCGCTCGAGGCACCTGCCGATCTCAAGCTGGGCACGTCCATTGCGGTTTGA